GGGCCGACGTCCGAGGCTACCGGCTGACCCCCGGCCGCCCCCACCCCGCGGACGGGTGGGTCAGCCCTTCTTGCGGCGGAACAGGCGGCCCAGCCGGCCCCTCTTGGCCGCCTTGGCCCGGTCGCGCTCGACCTCGGCCAGTACGTCGGCCCCCACGCTGTTGACGATGTCCTCGGCCTCGTCGAGCAGGGCCGCGATGTCGGCCCCCCGCTCGTCGAGGCCGGGTGGCTCGTCGGGCGTCGGCGGCGTGGTGAGGGTGCCGTGGCTCCAGTTCACGTCGGCCAGGCGGGGCTGGAAGGCCTCGCAGTCGGCCGGGCACCGCCACGGCGCCTCGGGCGCGAGGTCGAGGTCGCACTTCCGCACCGTCTCGCCGTTGCGGTAGGTGCGGGACTCGAAGAACTTGCAGTCCTGGCGCATGGGCACCCGCCCATTCTGGCGCCTGGGACCCGGTCAGGTCCCGTCAGGCGGAGCCTCCGCGGCCGGTTCCCCGCACGGCGGGACCGAGTGCCGGCGGCGCACCACCACGACGACGCCGGCGAGGCCGAGCACCGCAGCGGCGAGGCCGAGAGCGAGGGCAACGCCGGCGCCGCTCGCTCCGTCGGTCGCCGTCGGGCCCGATGCGGGGGCGGGCCCCGCACCACCTGAGGTCGGCGGTGCACTCGTCGTCGGGACCGCCCCCTGCCCGAGCTCCTCGGGCGCGTCGGCCCCGGTCTCGATCGACCTGGTTCCGGTGCAGAGCGAGGTGATGAGGCCGTCGGGCGTCCGGGTGGCGAAGACGAGGTGGCGGGCCCCCCGGAAGGTGATGCCGCACCCTGCACTGTCGAGCTCGTGGAGGACGGTGAGCCGGGGCGCGGCGTCACCGGCGAAGACGCGCTGGACCCGGAACGTGGTGGCCTCGGCCACCTCCGTGACGACGAACAGCTCCTGGGGCACATCGACCCGCTGGGAGCCCTCGACGGTGCCGACGAACACCACGTCGGCCCGGGCCAGGTCCTCGGCGGTGGTGGAGGCGGCGCAGGAGCACGCCCCGGCCGGCCCGGCGCCCGCGGCCAGGGCGACGAGGGCGCCGGCGAGGACGATCAGGGCAGCGAGAGCACGGGCCACTCCCCTACGACGTGCCGAGGAGCGATCTGGTTCCCGGTCGGCTCAGCCGACGGAGCCCTCCATCTGGAGCTCGATGAGGCGGCTCCACTCGACCGCGTACTCCATGGGCAGGGTGCGGGTGACGGGCTCGATGAACCCGTTCACGACCATGCCCATGGCCTGCTCCTCGGTGAGGCCCCGGCTCATCAGGTAGAAGAGCTGCTCGTCGGCGACCCGGGACACGGTGGCCTCGTGGCCGATGCGGGCGTCCTGGGAGCCCACCTCCATGTAGGGGTAGGTGTCGCTGACCGACTCGGGGTCGAGGATGAGGGCGTCGCACTGCACGTGGCTCTTGCAGCCGTAGGCGTCGTCCTCCACCCGGACCAGGCCGCGGTAGGACGTGCGGCCCCCGTGGGACGAGATCGACTTGGAGACGATCTTCGAGGTGGTCTCGGGGGCGGCGTGGACCATCTTGGCCCCGGTGTCCTGGTGCTGGCCGGCGCCGGCGTAGGCGACGGAGAGGACCTCGCCGGTGGCCTTGGGGCCGACCAGCCAGACGGCCGGGTACTTCATGGTGAGGCGGCTGCCGATGTTGCCGTCGATCCACTCCATGTGGCCCTCGGCCTCGACCTTGGCCCGCTTGGTGACCAGGTTGAACACGTTGCTCGACCAGTTCTGGATGGTCGTGTAGGTGACCCGGGCCGACTCCTTGACCACGATCTCGACCACGGCGGAGTGCAGCGAGTCCGAGGTGTAGGTGGGGGCCGAGCAGCCCTCGATGTAGTGCACCTTGGAGCCCTCGTCGGCGATGATGAGGGTCCGCTCGAACTGGCCCATGTTCTCGGCGTTGATGCGGAAGTAGGCCTGGAGGGGCATGGCCACCTCGACGCCCGGCGGCACGTAGATGAACGAGCCACCCGACCACACGGCCGAGTTGAGCGAGGCGAACTTGTTGTCGTTCTTCGGGATGACGGTGCCGAAGTGCTCCTTGACCAGCTCCGGGTACTCACGGAGGGCCGTGTCCATGTCGCAGAACACGACGCCCTGGGCGGCCAGGTCGTCGCGGTTGCGGTGGAACACCACCTCGGACTCGTACTGGGCGGTGACGCCGGCCAGGTACTTGCGCTCGGCCTCGGGGATGCCCAGCTTCTCGTAGGTGTCCTTGATC
Above is a window of Iamia majanohamensis DNA encoding:
- the sufB gene encoding Fe-S cluster assembly protein SufB, with product MAVQDLDLGRYKLGWSDAEDYVFKPKRGLSEDIIREMSWMKGEPDWMLQYRLDSFRRFQRRPMPTWGGDMSEIFFDQIYYYIKPTEGQVDAWDDLPDAIKDTYEKLGIPEAERKYLAGVTAQYESEVVFHRNRDDLAAQGVVFCDMDTALREYPELVKEHFGTVIPKNDNKFASLNSAVWSGGSFIYVPPGVEVAMPLQAYFRINAENMGQFERTLIIADEGSKVHYIEGCSAPTYTSDSLHSAVVEIVVKESARVTYTTIQNWSSNVFNLVTKRAKVEAEGHMEWIDGNIGSRLTMKYPAVWLVGPKATGEVLSVAYAGAGQHQDTGAKMVHAAPETTSKIVSKSISSHGGRTSYRGLVRVEDDAYGCKSHVQCDALILDPESVSDTYPYMEVGSQDARIGHEATVSRVADEQLFYLMSRGLTEEQAMGMVVNGFIEPVTRTLPMEYAVEWSRLIELQMEGSVG